In Fluviicola taffensis DSM 16823, the following are encoded in one genomic region:
- a CDS encoding nucleotidyltransferase domain-containing protein, giving the protein MKDQILQKLQEIELQHNVEILFAVESGSRAWGFASPDSDYDIRFVYKRKMESYLSLWDSKDSIEFMTEDDLDGSGWDLKKATLLLAKSNASFLGWLFSPIVYINRGGTLEAMKQLAIENFNPIAGFYHYHSMNKGFYEQLESKELKLKAFFYATRTAFCANWILKHETIPPVLFQDLYSLIDEENAEFLDKLIARKAHTNESGFSAIDDKLIALVKEIVLENNNLKDSIKAKKANVADFERFFINQLS; this is encoded by the coding sequence ATGAAAGATCAAATACTTCAAAAATTGCAAGAAATAGAACTTCAGCACAATGTTGAAATTCTTTTTGCCGTAGAATCTGGAAGCAGAGCCTGGGGATTTGCTTCACCTGATTCAGATTATGACATTCGTTTTGTTTACAAACGAAAAATGGAGAGTTATCTGAGTTTGTGGGATTCAAAAGATAGCATCGAGTTCATGACGGAAGATGATTTAGATGGCTCAGGCTGGGATTTGAAAAAAGCAACTTTACTATTGGCAAAATCGAATGCTTCATTTTTAGGATGGTTGTTTTCACCAATTGTTTATATAAATCGTGGTGGAACATTGGAGGCTATGAAACAATTGGCAATCGAAAATTTCAATCCAATAGCCGGATTTTACCATTATCATAGCATGAACAAAGGTTTCTATGAACAATTGGAATCAAAGGAACTCAAACTCAAAGCTTTTTTCTATGCGACTAGAACAGCCTTTTGTGCGAATTGGATCTTAAAACATGAAACAATACCGCCAGTTTTATTTCAGGATTTGTATTCTCTCATTGATGAAGAAAATGCCGAATTTTTAGATAAGCTTATCGCACGAAAAGCACATACGAATGAATCCGGATTTTCTGCTATTGACGACAAATTAATCGCTTTAGTAAAAGAGATTGTTCTGGAAAATAATAACTTGAAAGACTCGATCAAGGCTAAAAAAGCAAATGTTGCTGATTTTGAACGGTTTTTCATCAATCAATTATCATGA
- a CDS encoding RtcB family protein has protein sequence MKIDGNTIIELGFRPGKWFKDAIEHINTNELSETEMLNYLEQYRLPDPIPLKSEPAKFAINIKAENELEIDNVAKVIDSMNQLMKTPTIVGGAIMPDACPTGPTGLIPVGGVAVAKNAIHPGMHSADICCSVMLTDFGKADPKTILDAAHACTHFGPGGRPRGKQFALPAELIAQFESNPFLKSVRMLSLAQEHLGTQGDGNHFLYVGKLKSTGNTVVVTHHGSRAPGAKLYEQGMYVAENFRKDLSPDTMKQNAWIPFETAEGQNYWNALQIIREWTKLNHSTIHDLIATETGATVENRFWNEHNFVFKDGDLFYHAKGATPLDSKFMNDITGPRLIPLNMSEPILIVDGETTANNLGFAPHGAGRNISRTAHRKSKGEQSIEAVFAEETEGLDVRFFSNEIDITELPSAYKSAATVRSQMKEFGLGTVIDEVEPFGCIMAGDFEKNAPWKKKKLANADK, from the coding sequence ATGAAAATTGACGGAAATACAATTATCGAATTAGGATTCAGACCGGGTAAATGGTTTAAGGATGCTATCGAGCATATTAATACAAATGAATTGAGTGAAACGGAAATGTTGAATTACCTAGAACAATACAGATTACCTGATCCGATTCCATTGAAATCTGAGCCAGCGAAATTCGCAATTAATATCAAAGCTGAAAATGAATTGGAAATTGATAACGTGGCAAAAGTAATTGATTCAATGAATCAGTTAATGAAGACACCAACGATTGTTGGAGGAGCAATTATGCCAGATGCTTGTCCGACAGGTCCAACCGGGTTGATTCCAGTTGGCGGTGTTGCAGTAGCAAAAAATGCTATTCATCCTGGGATGCATAGTGCGGATATTTGTTGCTCGGTAATGTTGACAGATTTCGGTAAAGCGGATCCTAAAACAATTTTAGACGCTGCACATGCTTGTACTCATTTTGGTCCAGGTGGTCGACCGAGAGGAAAACAATTTGCTTTGCCGGCTGAGTTGATTGCACAGTTTGAATCGAATCCATTTTTGAAATCTGTGAGGATGTTGTCGTTGGCACAAGAACATTTAGGAACTCAAGGAGATGGAAATCATTTCTTATATGTTGGGAAGTTAAAATCAACTGGAAACACTGTGGTAGTTACTCATCATGGATCAAGAGCTCCAGGAGCGAAGTTGTATGAACAGGGAATGTATGTTGCTGAAAATTTCAGAAAAGATTTATCTCCTGATACAATGAAGCAAAATGCATGGATTCCGTTTGAAACAGCAGAAGGACAGAATTACTGGAATGCGTTGCAAATTATTAGAGAATGGACGAAGTTGAATCATTCAACAATTCACGATTTAATTGCTACAGAAACAGGAGCAACTGTTGAGAACAGATTCTGGAATGAGCACAATTTTGTGTTCAAGGATGGAGATTTATTTTATCATGCTAAAGGTGCAACGCCATTGGATAGTAAGTTTATGAATGATATTACTGGTCCACGATTGATTCCGTTAAACATGTCGGAACCAATTTTAATTGTCGACGGAGAAACAACGGCTAACAATCTTGGATTTGCTCCTCATGGTGCGGGAAGAAATATAAGTAGAACGGCACATAGAAAAAGTAAAGGTGAACAATCGATAGAAGCTGTCTTTGCAGAAGAAACGGAAGGCTTGGATGTGCGTTTTTTCTCTAATGAGATAGATATTACTGAATTGCCGAGTGCTTATAAAAGTGCTGCAACTGTTCGAAGCCAAATGAAAGAGTTCGGATTGGGAACCGTGATTGACGAAGTCGAACCATTTGGTTGTATTATGGCTGGAGATTTTGAGAAAAATGCTCCTTGGAAAAAGAAAAAACTTGCAAACGCTGATAAATAG
- a CDS encoding WYL domain-containing protein, translating to MAQNKNALIRYRTIDKCLQNSYRNWTLEDLIEACSDALYEYEGKDANVSKRTIQLDIQLMRSDKLGYNAPIEVYDKKFYRYEDPDFTITDIPLNENDMHVLSETVEMLKQFKDFSLFSELGGIIQRLEDKIYTEKTHRPAIIHLDKNDQLKGLEHLDVLYQAILKKMVLKLRYQSFKANESSVITFHPFILKEFNNRWFLVGKKNKKGNILTFALDRIISIDYDTKLDYINENFDGDAFYKNTIGVTVLDEKHIDRIVLKVDEKNAPYVLTKPLHHTQRVKETLNNGAVIIELSVHQNFELERLILGFGEAMQVLKPISLKRRIQEKFQNGLDMYNSQLSASDALAASKKLVKNGYSILNDLYTRNEIRKIGKELHDYFADNNESTFGKRTLLKDIPSLKALLFNENLERLVRTIDPDAFLVKAIYFDKPDDSNWFVSWHQDVPINVQEKIETDGFTSWTKKKEINSVCPPEEFLHNIFTIRIHLDITTEQNGALKVVPGSHTKRFTDDELSVITANTRPVLIEVREGGVQLMKPLLLHSSSKTQNQKRRRVIHLEFSSLDLPNKLEWLERDTF from the coding sequence ATGGCACAAAACAAAAATGCACTAATTCGTTATAGAACAATTGATAAATGTTTACAAAACAGCTATCGAAATTGGACATTGGAAGATTTGATTGAAGCGTGTTCAGACGCATTATATGAATACGAGGGAAAAGATGCAAACGTTAGCAAACGCACCATTCAACTCGATATTCAATTAATGCGAAGTGATAAATTGGGCTACAATGCTCCGATTGAAGTATATGATAAGAAATTCTATCGTTACGAAGATCCAGATTTTACAATTACAGATATTCCATTGAATGAAAATGATATGCATGTGCTTTCAGAGACAGTGGAAATGCTAAAGCAATTCAAAGATTTTTCATTATTCTCAGAGCTGGGAGGAATCATTCAACGGTTGGAGGATAAAATTTATACAGAAAAAACACATCGACCAGCAATTATTCATTTAGACAAAAATGATCAATTGAAAGGGTTGGAACATTTGGATGTTTTGTATCAGGCGATTCTCAAGAAGATGGTTTTGAAACTTCGCTATCAGTCTTTTAAAGCAAATGAAAGTTCTGTAATTACTTTTCACCCGTTTATTTTGAAAGAATTCAACAATAGATGGTTTTTGGTAGGTAAAAAAAATAAAAAAGGTAACATCCTAACTTTTGCCCTCGACCGAATTATTAGCATCGACTACGATACCAAATTGGATTATATCAACGAAAATTTTGACGGTGATGCCTTTTATAAGAACACCATTGGTGTGACAGTCTTAGATGAAAAACATATAGATCGAATTGTATTAAAAGTAGATGAGAAAAATGCACCCTATGTTCTGACAAAACCTTTACATCATACGCAACGTGTGAAAGAGACATTGAACAATGGTGCAGTAATCATAGAACTTTCAGTTCATCAGAATTTTGAATTGGAACGATTGATTCTTGGTTTTGGAGAAGCTATGCAAGTGTTGAAGCCTATTTCATTGAAACGCAGAATTCAAGAGAAGTTTCAGAATGGGTTGGATATGTACAATTCACAATTATCAGCTTCTGATGCTCTTGCTGCAAGTAAGAAATTGGTCAAGAATGGTTATTCTATTCTCAATGATCTTTATACAAGGAACGAAATTCGAAAAATAGGAAAAGAACTTCATGATTATTTCGCTGACAATAATGAATCAACTTTTGGAAAAAGAACCTTACTCAAAGATATTCCTTCCTTAAAGGCATTGCTTTTTAATGAAAATTTAGAGCGTTTAGTAAGAACAATAGATCCGGATGCTTTTCTGGTAAAGGCCATTTATTTTGACAAACCAGATGATTCCAATTGGTTCGTCAGTTGGCATCAAGACGTTCCAATTAATGTTCAGGAGAAAATTGAGACCGATGGATTTACATCCTGGACCAAAAAGAAAGAAATCAATTCAGTTTGTCCACCAGAGGAATTTCTCCACAACATCTTTACGATTCGAATTCATTTAGACATTACTACTGAACAAAATGGGGCATTAAAAGTCGTTCCAGGTTCACACACTAAACGATTTACTGATGATGAATTAAGTGTTATTACTGCAAATACTCGCCCAGTACTTATAGAAGTAAGAGAAGGAGGAGTCCAGTTAATGAAACCGTTGCTCTTACATTCATCTTCTAAGACACAGAATCAAAAACGAAGAAGAGTGATTCATTTAGAGTTTAGTTCTCTTGATTTGCCAAATAAACTCGAATGGTTGGAACGCGACACTTTCTAA
- a CDS encoding ISAon1 family transposase N-terminal region protein — protein MDPQIELLKLVLPELLVDFFDFMKVEKQNETLHLYFEELNKPPTEHLHKELISKGFHDEITIQDFPLRGKHVFLHVKRRRWTDKNTKEIVQRDWNIVAKGTRMTDEFASFLKQISRF, from the coding sequence TTGGATCCACAAATTGAACTATTGAAACTGGTACTTCCAGAGTTATTGGTTGATTTCTTTGACTTCATGAAAGTTGAAAAGCAAAATGAAACGTTGCATCTTTACTTTGAAGAATTAAATAAACCACCAACAGAGCATCTTCATAAAGAATTAATCTCTAAAGGATTCCATGATGAAATTACGATTCAGGATTTTCCACTCAGAGGTAAACATGTTTTTCTGCATGTAAAGCGCAGAAGATGGACTGATAAGAACACCAAGGAGATTGTTCAAAGAGATTGGAATATCGTTGCTAAAGGTACTCGCATGACCGATGAGTTTGCCTCTTTTTTAAAACAAATCAGTCGCTTCTAA
- a CDS encoding ISAon1 family transposase encodes MGSFYGVKGKKLQRQHKDWLSDFRNWEQLAHAKEYLLFTDNIGTHLSLDETSLSQGELYTIITNKAAKGKQGSIVAIITGTNSEYITTILQKIPLKLRKKVVEITLDMAGSMNLIAKRNFPDAVLVTDRFHVEKLALEAVQELRVKHRWEALDAENEAIEKAKNQKKAYHPVILENGDTIRQLLARSRYVLYKKPSKWTFNQKQRAEILFYLYPDIQIAYQLAQQLKGIFEQTKDKIYAYTKLAKWHEKVTKAGFKSFNSISRTIQNHYKTILNYFDNRSTNASAEAFNAKIKAFRSQFRGVRDIQYFLFRLTQIYA; translated from the coding sequence ATTGGTTCATTTTATGGTGTCAAGGGTAAGAAACTACAACGACAGCATAAGGATTGGTTAAGTGATTTTAGGAACTGGGAACAGCTTGCTCATGCCAAAGAGTATTTACTTTTTACCGATAATATTGGAACTCATTTATCCCTGGATGAAACCTCTCTATCTCAGGGTGAGCTTTACACCATCATCACCAACAAAGCAGCCAAAGGAAAACAAGGATCCATTGTCGCAATTATAACAGGAACCAACTCCGAATACATTACAACAATACTTCAAAAAATTCCACTAAAGCTTCGTAAAAAGGTAGTAGAAATAACTCTGGATATGGCTGGAAGCATGAATTTGATTGCAAAAAGAAACTTTCCAGATGCTGTGCTTGTTACAGATCGTTTCCATGTCGAAAAACTAGCTTTGGAAGCCGTTCAGGAGCTTCGCGTAAAGCATCGATGGGAAGCGCTCGATGCAGAAAATGAAGCCATTGAAAAAGCAAAGAATCAAAAGAAAGCATACCATCCTGTTATCCTTGAAAACGGAGATACCATCAGGCAATTATTAGCAAGAAGCAGATACGTACTTTATAAAAAACCTTCTAAATGGACCTTCAATCAAAAACAACGAGCGGAAATCCTATTTTATCTTTATCCAGATATCCAAATAGCTTATCAACTAGCACAACAACTGAAAGGGATTTTTGAACAAACCAAAGACAAAATTTACGCTTACACCAAATTGGCCAAATGGCATGAAAAAGTAACTAAAGCTGGTTTTAAATCTTTCAACTCCATATCTAGAACAATCCAAAATCATTACAAAACAATCCTCAATTACTTTGATAACCGAAGTACAAATGCTTCCGCTGAAGCATTTAATGCCAAAATAAAAGCATTTAGATCTCAATTTAGAGGTGTTAGGGATATCCAATATTTTTTATTCCGATTAACGCAAATTTATGCTTAG
- a CDS encoding V-type ATPase subunit → MAVGTEFYQRLTKVIKPEAIPGNIALLEDGAEALLEKLFFADAVIQRSQTGESGFAYLRIITGQELGFAIGGSEGIRLLLNPNPSGGGTSFPISFRYKWEILKYKGNFNFSSFGNTISGVFDVFKDVAQISDAEFLTGVISAFISGNNTIQQFSDRFNVYNSTGYQLNLTNGLNLNDSVLEILVKFEEQEIELFQVIFDVFLGGNISIDSFWENLKLLFKRWLNRIDEDRLLEIIVPSFNFTLESLNAAIEFPEKILKPLDPLIPKSLLTFNIGSLEVDSKTGFHFDSIGSLSFTESEIANSGFTIGFTGAKLDLSKNTNIPEATADGRPNDFMGVYIQDGVIGFPAFWNHDDANSTGQITAHNLLVGTGGISGKSGLPPNLHSFSFHKRKPIQSGLGG, encoded by the coding sequence ATGGCAGTAGGAACTGAATTTTATCAACGATTAACAAAAGTTATTAAGCCTGAAGCCATTCCAGGAAATATTGCACTTTTGGAAGATGGAGCTGAAGCACTTTTGGAGAAGTTATTCTTTGCGGATGCAGTGATTCAAAGAAGTCAAACCGGGGAAAGTGGTTTCGCATACCTTCGTATTATTACAGGTCAGGAATTGGGATTTGCCATAGGTGGTAGCGAAGGTATTAGACTATTACTTAATCCAAATCCTTCCGGAGGCGGTACATCTTTTCCTATCAGTTTTCGCTACAAATGGGAAATACTGAAATACAAAGGAAACTTTAATTTTAGCAGCTTTGGGAATACCATTTCAGGAGTTTTCGATGTGTTTAAAGATGTTGCGCAAATTTCTGATGCTGAGTTCTTAACAGGAGTTATAAGTGCTTTTATATCAGGAAACAATACTATACAACAGTTTTCTGATCGCTTCAATGTATATAATTCCACAGGTTATCAGCTAAATCTGACAAATGGACTTAATTTGAATGATTCCGTTTTGGAGATTCTAGTTAAATTTGAAGAACAAGAGATTGAATTGTTTCAGGTAATATTTGATGTTTTTTTAGGCGGTAATATATCAATTGATTCATTTTGGGAAAATTTGAAACTGCTATTCAAAAGGTGGCTGAACAGAATTGATGAAGACCGATTACTTGAAATAATAGTTCCATCGTTTAACTTCACTCTTGAATCTCTCAATGCAGCGATTGAATTTCCTGAAAAAATTCTTAAACCTTTAGACCCATTGATACCAAAGTCGCTATTGACTTTTAACATTGGAAGTCTGGAAGTAGATTCAAAAACTGGATTTCACTTTGATAGTATTGGGAGTCTATCTTTTACAGAGTCTGAGATTGCCAATTCTGGATTTACAATTGGTTTTACGGGTGCTAAACTTGACTTAAGTAAAAATACTAATATCCCAGAAGCAACTGCTGATGGTCGCCCAAACGATTTCATGGGTGTATACATTCAAGATGGTGTCATTGGCTTCCCTGCCTTCTGGAACCATGACGATGCAAATTCCACAGGACAAATTACAGCACACAACCTACTTGTAGGTACTGGTGGAATTTCCGGGAAAAGCGGTCTTCCTCCTAATCTTCACAGCTTCAGTTTCCATAAACGCAAGCCTATACAAAGCGGCCTCGGTGGCTGA
- a CDS encoding toxin-antitoxin system YwqK family antitoxin encodes MKKYFSITFLILTFEIYSQSPPMDQYGRSPQFVFGAIENPELKTISIECNKIFEQLLKRKTTEWGVRLGLNYKLYHFLDESDIEISKDSNIKGAHGAEIKNDYDTSTIGSKHVYALGKLEIPTKFKRKIEWLDYNLALGEENDFQNFKKLKIFTTQSVNGNDLFISPKNFGSGALRMEYPGSPFFWKNVTQIKNLKSLQFDLSSNFTESGDLGSIYLLNPPESDLFSMKKLSNVHFSELQFLPVNFYDFKKLNYLSVNMISTPELVNLALVMYSFGKDTSHGNWNIFLREVDLSQEIKIPITGKFETFYKNGLQLCEGNYKDGVPHGTWSFWYQDGKLAQKRNYINGKRDGIWIFCAPSQQTEFYIDTVVQMTYDKGQLNSLLSKKINNINYNPEDCNSYENSIDIEQIVEFNLNWKSETEVTIQKKQYSINLPKSNSRDTLKGSIEIWSYSNKGWNYHFEEYCKGSKSELYIKDLSGKSFVAPHYSCIKYLYKDGSILREAQWTIDLENCYQEYIESENRDHTDELEVIKKEKKYLSNDDWLCKPQL; translated from the coding sequence ATGAAAAAATATTTCTCAATAACTTTTCTAATACTGACATTTGAAATATATAGTCAATCACCGCCAATGGATCAATATGGTCGTTCACCACAGTTTGTCTTTGGAGCCATTGAAAATCCAGAATTAAAAACAATTAGTATTGAATGCAATAAAATATTCGAGCAGTTATTAAAACGTAAAACAACTGAATGGGGGGTTCGATTGGGATTGAATTATAAGTTATATCATTTTTTGGACGAATCGGACATAGAAATTTCGAAAGACAGTAATATAAAGGGGGCTCATGGAGCAGAAATTAAAAATGACTATGATACTTCAACTATTGGGAGCAAACATGTATATGCTTTGGGTAAGTTGGAAATACCAACTAAATTTAAAAGGAAAATCGAATGGCTCGATTATAATTTAGCACTCGGCGAAGAAAACGATTTCCAGAATTTCAAAAAACTAAAAATTTTTACAACCCAGAGTGTGAATGGAAATGATTTATTCATCTCTCCTAAAAATTTTGGCAGTGGTGCTTTACGAATGGAATACCCTGGAAGTCCATTTTTTTGGAAAAATGTAACACAAATAAAAAATTTGAAATCGTTACAATTTGATTTGTCCTCAAATTTTACAGAAAGTGGAGATTTAGGTAGTATTTACCTACTTAATCCACCTGAATCTGATTTGTTTTCAATGAAAAAGCTAAGCAATGTTCATTTTTCAGAACTTCAGTTTTTACCAGTTAATTTTTATGATTTTAAAAAGCTAAACTATCTATCGGTTAACATGATTTCAACTCCTGAATTGGTTAATCTCGCTTTAGTAATGTATTCATTTGGAAAAGACACCTCACATGGAAACTGGAATATATTTTTAAGAGAAGTAGATCTCAGTCAAGAAATTAAAATCCCTATTACTGGTAAGTTTGAAACATTTTATAAAAATGGTTTACAACTTTGTGAAGGAAATTATAAGGATGGAGTTCCTCATGGCACTTGGTCATTCTGGTATCAAGATGGAAAGCTTGCCCAAAAAAGAAACTATATAAATGGAAAGCGTGATGGTATTTGGATATTTTGTGCTCCAAGTCAACAAACAGAGTTTTATATTGATACAGTTGTTCAAATGACTTATGATAAAGGACAGCTAAATAGTTTGCTTTCAAAAAAGATTAACAATATCAATTATAATCCAGAAGATTGTAATTCGTATGAAAATAGCATAGATATTGAACAGATTGTTGAATTTAATTTAAACTGGAAATCGGAAACAGAAGTAACAATTCAAAAAAAGCAATACTCAATCAATCTTCCCAAAAGTAATTCTAGGGACACCCTAAAAGGGTCTATTGAAATATGGAGTTATAGCAACAAAGGTTGGAACTATCATTTCGAGGAGTATTGCAAGGGTAGCAAGAGTGAATTGTATATTAAAGATTTGAGTGGTAAATCGTTTGTCGCTCCTCATTACTCTTGTATCAAATACTTGTATAAAGATGGTTCGATTCTGCGAGAAGCTCAATGGACAATTGATCTTGAGAATTGTTATCAAGAATATATTGAATCTGAGAATAGAGATCATACAGACGAACTAGAAGTTATTAAAAAAGAAAAGAAATATTTAAGTAATGATGATTGGTTATGTAAACCACAACTATAG
- a CDS encoding response regulator transcription factor, protein MNSTIRIAIADDHTLFRKSLSDALTYEFNLDVVFGASNGAELIYNLATNPVDVILLDLRMPVMSGFEALKIIRDKYPLIKVIIVSMHDSLPFVEESFERGANAHLSKDCDIEDLLDAIRMTHNYGYYFTNDFPKEMINKIINKKSAPPVLDDFIISEREKEIIRQICLEKGSKEISEELQIAERTVQNHRYKISKKIGTSSSVGFLVYALLNGIATITADGKVVFE, encoded by the coding sequence TTGAATTCAACGATTCGCATCGCAATTGCTGATGATCACACTTTATTTAGAAAGTCTTTGTCAGATGCATTGACTTATGAATTTAATTTAGACGTTGTGTTTGGTGCATCAAATGGTGCAGAATTGATTTACAATCTAGCAACCAATCCAGTGGATGTTATTCTTCTCGATTTGAGAATGCCTGTAATGTCTGGTTTTGAAGCATTGAAAATTATTAGAGATAAGTACCCACTTATCAAAGTCATCATTGTCAGTATGCACGATAGCCTGCCTTTCGTTGAAGAAAGTTTCGAGCGTGGGGCAAATGCGCATCTTTCCAAGGATTGTGACATAGAAGATTTATTGGATGCAATTCGAATGACGCATAACTATGGATATTACTTTACAAACGACTTTCCTAAAGAAATGATTAACAAAATCATCAATAAAAAAAGTGCGCCTCCAGTTTTAGATGATTTCATAATTTCGGAAAGGGAAAAAGAAATCATTCGTCAAATTTGTCTAGAAAAAGGGAGTAAAGAAATTTCAGAAGAATTACAAATCGCAGAAAGAACAGTGCAAAATCACCGTTACAAAATATCAAAGAAAATCGGTACAAGTAGCAGTGTTGGGTTTCTCGTTTATGCTTTGTTGAATGGAATTGCGACAATAACTGCGGATGGAAAAGTTGTTTTTGAATAG
- a CDS encoding ATP-binding protein: MLENCFTIENDIRQFDFKKCIQYINFVGTQKYGSNFHLHAEDKDIIYKLIIYAIRAEDNCKEHGIDLNKGILLIGPVGCGKTSLMNLLKLFIFPEFDYPVISTRNIVSEFYVEGYQVIHKYGKSNKVYCFDDLGIENNIKQFGNETNCMAEILFHRYDLHLSRGIVTHGTTNLNAQELEKAYGNRVRSRLRSIFNLISFPISSLDKRK, encoded by the coding sequence ATGTTAGAAAATTGCTTCACAATTGAAAACGACATCCGACAATTCGATTTCAAGAAATGTATTCAATACATCAACTTTGTCGGAACACAAAAATACGGTTCTAATTTCCATCTTCATGCAGAAGACAAAGACATCATCTACAAACTAATCATCTATGCAATTCGTGCTGAAGATAATTGTAAAGAACATGGGATTGATTTGAACAAGGGAATTCTACTGATCGGTCCGGTTGGTTGTGGAAAAACTTCCCTAATGAATCTTCTGAAACTTTTCATTTTTCCTGAATTCGATTACCCAGTTATATCGACAAGAAACATTGTGTCTGAGTTTTATGTTGAAGGTTATCAAGTTATTCACAAATATGGGAAATCAAATAAGGTCTATTGTTTCGATGATTTAGGAATAGAAAACAACATCAAACAATTTGGAAATGAAACCAACTGCATGGCTGAAATTCTATTTCATCGATATGACCTTCATTTAAGCAGAGGAATTGTTACTCATGGAACGACGAATCTGAACGCACAAGAATTAGAGAAAGCTTATGGGAATAGAGTGAGATCGAGACTTAGATCAATATTTAACCTTATTTCATTTCCAATATCAAGTCTTGATAAGCGAAAGTAA
- a CDS encoding N-acetylmuramoyl-L-alanine amidase, with protein sequence MKIIQSPLLASQYYRTAYAKKQIVLHGTNSDSSPKNIISYWHSNPAKIGAAFIIDRDGTIYQTFESHYWIHHIGIRGKDFLSLDQYSIAITMCCVGGLNEEKGQFFNMHNSIIDASEVIDYGKNFRGYRYFQKYTSEQLDSLKELLLKLCHSFYIPTQITTEKWDVSLKALDGKPGIYTNVNFRQDVSDCHPQPELIQMLMSIESSL encoded by the coding sequence ATGAAAATCATTCAATCTCCGTTGTTGGCATCTCAATATTACAGAACTGCTTACGCTAAAAAACAAATTGTGCTGCATGGCACAAATAGTGATTCATCTCCAAAGAACATCATTTCATATTGGCACTCTAATCCTGCAAAAATTGGTGCAGCATTTATCATTGACCGTGATGGAACCATTTACCAAACTTTCGAATCTCACTATTGGATTCACCATATAGGTATAAGAGGCAAAGACTTTCTTTCATTGGACCAGTATTCTATAGCTATTACCATGTGCTGTGTTGGAGGATTGAATGAAGAAAAAGGTCAGTTTTTTAACATGCATAATTCAATCATCGACGCTTCTGAAGTAATTGATTATGGTAAGAATTTCAGAGGTTATCGTTACTTCCAAAAATACACTTCAGAACAATTAGATAGTCTCAAAGAATTGCTTTTGAAGCTTTGCCATTCCTTTTACATACCAACACAAATAACTACTGAAAAGTGGGATGTTTCTTTAAAAGCCTTGGATGGTAAACCAGGTATTTATACAAATGTAAATTTCCGCCAAGATGTAAGCGATTGCCACCCGCAACCAGAACTCATCCAAATGTTAATGTCAATCGAATCTAGTCTTTAG
- a CDS encoding helix-turn-helix domain-containing protein, with the protein MATQIVTIEDLEQFKIDLISEFKTIVESQFTHINVKNDEPKKTWLKSHQVQRLLSISPGTLQTLRLNGTLPFTKIGGVLFYDEADINRLFEENMRNKF; encoded by the coding sequence ATGGCAACACAAATTGTAACTATCGAGGATCTGGAGCAATTCAAAATAGACCTCATCTCAGAATTCAAAACAATAGTCGAGAGTCAATTCACTCATATAAATGTGAAGAATGACGAGCCTAAGAAGACTTGGCTAAAATCCCATCAGGTTCAACGCCTTTTAAGTATTTCACCTGGCACACTTCAAACGCTTCGCTTAAATGGAACATTACCATTTACCAAAATTGGCGGAGTTCTTTTCTATGATGAAGCAGACATCAATAGACTTTTTGAAGAAAACATGCGCAACAAATTCTAA